One part of the Epinephelus fuscoguttatus linkage group LG12, E.fuscoguttatus.final_Chr_v1 genome encodes these proteins:
- the zbtb20 gene encoding zinc finger and BTB domain-containing protein 20: protein MTERIHNINLHNFSNSVLETLNEQRNRGHFCDVTVRIHGSMLRAHRCVLAAGSPFFQDKLLLGYSDIEIPSVVSVQSIQKLIDFMYSGILRVSQSEALQILTAASILQIKTVIDECTRIVSQNVGLAGPGGFPVIPGDSGQETPRGTPESGTSGPSSDAESGYMQATSQSMDRAYTSLYSYPGLTLQNGTRERPLYINPMSTNYDPTLSTQKDQQSQDPPWMNRIQERSQQVDRFISTAESTHCRKQPRPVRIQTGGMHIKQEAEDEYSCYDNLGDCQDDTDHTEGVEGESKVESFDSGVSSSISTEPDAMEQQPYLTGFGRDGGGDSQQGDGGPVQIEVNDSSPEQLQETEEGDTSHSTSDSSMMQPLPNSVMSQSLPSAQHYMRPAESHTSNLRMPLTVTSNSQVMGTAGSTFLPTLFPTQPARDKPVFYLPGQQQPQFVAVPPPAMPSFPNPMSVQQAPAQQQQAVGGIGSGEKKPYECTLCSKTFTAKQNYVKHMFVHTGEKPHQCSICWRSFSLKDYLIKHMVTHTGVRAYQCSICNKRFTQKSSLNVHMRLHRGEKSYECYICKKKFSHKTLLERHMALHSTGSAITGLSGSAGTPGPVSIPMPMAVPEPGAGVVALAMPVSGGAGVGAGVGTGVGVAAEASCQEGTTYVCSVCPAKFDQMEHFNDHMRMHVSDG from the exons ATGACCGAGCGCATTCATAACATCAATCTCCACAACTTCAGCAATTCTGTACTTGAGACCCTCAATGAGCAGCGCAACCGTGGGCACTTCTGTGACGTGACTGTTCGGATCCATGGAAGTATGCTGCGAGCTCACCGGTGCGTGCTGGCTGCTGGAAGCCCCTTCTTTCAGGACAAGCTGCTCTTGGGCTACAGCGACATTGAGATCCCTTCTGTGGTCTCAGTGCAGTCCATCCAAAAGCTGATTGACTTTATGTACAGTGGGATTCTGCGGGTATCTCAGTCCGAGGCCCTGCAGATCCTCACTGCCGCCAGCATCCTACAGATCAAGACCGTCATTGATGAGTGTACACGCATCGTGTCCCAGAATGTTGGCTTGGCTGGGCCGGGGGGGTTCCCTGTTATACCAGGAGACTCTGGTCAGGAAACTCCCCGTGGCACACCAGAGTCTGGCACCTCTGGGCCCAGCAGCGACGCAGAGTCAGGTTATATGCAAGCAACATCACAAAGCATGGACCGTGCATACACATCACTGTACTCCTACCCCGGCCTCACTCTGCAGAATGGCACCCGCGAGCGCCCCCTGTACATTAACCCTATGTCAACAAATTACGATCCGACTCTCAGCACTCAGAAGGACCAGCAATCTCAAGATCCGCCCTGGATGAACCGCATCCAGGAGAGATCTCAGCAGGTCGACCGCTTCATCTCGACGGCGGAGTCCACTCACTGCCGCAAGCAACCCCGACCGGTACGCATACAAACAGGAGGGATGCACATAAAGCAGGAGGCCGAAGATGAGTACAGCTGCTACGATAATTTGGGGGACTGCCAAGACGACACTGACCATACTGAGGGTGTGGAGGGTGAATCCAAGGTTGAAAGTTTTGACTCAGGGGTGAGCTCCTCCATCAGTACTGAGCCAGATGCTATGGAGCAGCAGCCGTACCTGACGGGCTTTGGCCGAGACGGGGGCGGGGACAGTCAGCAAGGTGATGGAGGTCCAGTGCAGATAGAGGTCAATGACTCATCCCCGGAGCAGTTGCAAGAAACGGAGGAAGGAGACACATCCCACAGCACTAGTGACAGTAGCATGATGCAGCCCCTGCCAAACTCAGTCATGTCCCAGTCCCTGCCAAGTGCCCAGCACTACATGCGGCCGGCAGAATCACACACCAGCAATCTGAGGATGCCGCTCACAGTGACCAGCAATTCCCAAGTGATGGGCACTGCTGGAAGCACCTTCCTGCCCACACTCTTTCCTACACAGCCGGCTAGAGACAAGCCTGTATTTTACCTTCCTGGCCAGCAGCAACCCCAGTTTGTGGCAGTGCCGCCCCCTGCAATGCCATCATTCCCGAACCCCATGTCGGTACAGCAAGCGCCAGCTCAGCAGCAACAGGCTGTCGGAGGAATCGGTTCGGGAGAAAAGAAGCCCTATGAATGCACTCTCTGCAGTAAAACCTTTACTGCTAAACAGAACTACGTCAAACACATGTTTGTCCATACTG GTGAGAAGCCTCATCAGTGCAGCATCTGCTGGCGCTCGTTCTCCCTGAAGGATTACTTAATCAAACACATGGTGACACACACAGGGGTGCGGGCCTACCAGTGCAGCATCTGCAACAAGCGCTTCACCCAGAAGAGCTCTCTCAATGTCCACATGCGGCTGCACCGTGGAGAGAAGTCCTATGAGTGCTACATCTGCAAGAAAAAGTTCTCACACAAGACCCTGCTGGAGAGGCACATGGCCCTGCACAGCACAGGCAGCGCCATCACAGGGCTGTCGGGGAGCGCAGGCACCCCGGGCCCAGTCTCCATTCCCATGCCTATGGCTGTCCCTGAGCCTGGAGCTGGAGTGGTGGCCCTCGCCATGCCAGTGAGCGGAGGTGCTGGAGTAGGGGCTGGGGTTGGAACAGGAGTGGGTGTAGCTGCAGAAGCGAGCTGCCAAGAAGGGACCACCTACGTGTGCTCCGTCTGCCCTGCCAAGTTCGACCAAATGGAGCACTTCAATGACCACATGCGAATGCATGTCTCCGATGGATAA